The Fimbriimonadaceae bacterium genomic sequence CCATGCGAATCGACGATCAACCGTTTCCCGCCGTCGGACTTCTCCACCCTGAGATCCTTTCCGCAGCAGAGCAGGGTCACGCCGTCGCGGATCATCTGTTGCTCGACGATCTCGGCCGCGTCGCGGTCCTCGTTCGGCATGATGCCGTGCATGGCTTCGATGAGGGAGACCTGACTGCCGAAGCGGGCGAACGATTGTGCCAGTTCACAGCCGATGGGGCCGGCGCCGATCACCCCGAGACGTCGAGGCAGCTCCGTCAATGAAAACACGGTTTCGTTGGTGAGATACCCGGTCTCCTGCAGTCCCGGAATCGGAGGTGCCGATGCCCGGGCGCCGGTGCAGACGGCGGCTTTCACGAAGGTCAGGGTGCGATGGCCCGACGGTCCTTCCACCTGGACGGTCGTGGGTCCGGTGAATCGCCCGCTGCCGAGATAGACGTCGACGCCCAGTTTGGCGTAGCGCTGAGCGGAGTCGTTTGCACTGATGCGCGCCCGCAGTTTTCGCATGCGCGCCATGACGGCGCCGAAGTCATAGGTCACGCCGGGCGGCACATGGAGGCCAAAGTCCGTGGCCCGCCGGAGATCGGCCCACGCTCTGGCTGCCCGGATCACGCCCTTCGACGGGACGCAGCCGACATTGAGACAGTCGCCGCCCATCAGATGCTGTTCAATCAGTGCCACCTTGGCTCCCAGGCTTGCGGCCACGACTGCGGTGATCAATCCGGCCGTCCCTCCTCCGATGACGACAATGTTGTAGCGCCCTGCCGGCTCGGGATTGACCCACTCGGCCGGATGCACATTCGCAACCAGTTGCTGGTTGTACTCGTCGTGCGGAAGCATGAGAGGTTGCTGGTGCTCAGT encodes the following:
- a CDS encoding mercuric reductase, with protein sequence MTTEPPPRIAGKTEHQQPLMLPHDEYNQQLVANVHPAEWVNPEPAGRYNIVVIGGGTAGLITAVVAASLGAKVALIEQHLMGGDCLNVGCVPSKGVIRAARAWADLRRATDFGLHVPPGVTYDFGAVMARMRKLRARISANDSAQRYAKLGVDVYLGSGRFTGPTTVQVEGPSGHRTLTFVKAAVCTGARASAPPIPGLQETGYLTNETVFSLTELPRRLGVIGAGPIGCELAQSFARFGSQVSLIEAMHGIMPNEDRDAAEIVEQQMIRDGVTLLCCGKDLRVEKSDGGKRLIVDSHGRHYDVTVDDILVGTGRTPNVDGIGLETAGVEYDKHGITVNARLQTTNPSIYAAGDVCSRYKFTHAADAMAQIVIQNALFPHPFGLGYASVDSLVMPWCTFTEPEVAHVGMYEKEAQEKGIEVETYTYTLDEVDRAILDGEDEGFARVHIQKGTDKILGATIVAAHAGEMISEFSVAMKTGAGAKAIAGTIHPYPTQAEVNKKVINLWRKAHFTQRTREFLIKLFAWMRR